A part of Acidisarcina sp. genomic DNA contains:
- a CDS encoding protease pro-enzyme activation domain-containing protein: MSRKNVSLLSCLLLLAVSGISYSHAEVRQSPATKKINEQNVVALPGHIHPLAIARYDRGRVADSLQLPHMVLVLKRSDQQEQALTTLIDQLHDPKSPMYHRWLTPQEFGQFFGPSNEDLQKLTNWLEGSGFKVDEVSPGRTTIIFSGNAAEVHHAFGIEIHAFQVNGVRHIANVTNPQIPAALAPLVAGFRSLNDFQAKPMHHVVGGFTRDKATGEWKQSSTVAPNLTSLSGPMGDARLVGPQDFYTIYNLKPLLQSGINGAGQTIAVIEQSDVNPADVTAFRSQFGLPAYPAAPNAAEGGVNYLKGVSGYCVDPGIVASGDEAEAILDVEWAGAVAPNATIDVVSCASSGSSQGTDLALTYIVNHLASSVSAMSYSYGACEAALGGASNAFYRNTYQQAVAQGQTVVVSTGDGGAPGCDNFAASAPNPATQGNAVNGLASTPYNVAAGGTDFSDVYQNLTSAYWDTANGPGYSSARSYIPETAWNGSCAGPVLRSYAAELGLNPGATPEAWCNNANFKAKYGSFVFLDGGGGGVSTLYAKPNWQSAYGVPNDAKRDLPDVSLFASNFIYNHALAVCQSDKGYSCDMSNSTAAQTMAAGGTSFVAPQVAGLIALVNQKTNARQGQANYTLYALAASEYGAPATPNSSLLSACNGSQKGNGVGTSCMFYDVNATPNPSGGTVTDSISQPCAAGTPNCVATLKKDAYGLLSSSSGTQNTAYPVGKGYDLATGLGSINFTNLVNNWTVGSSAGTTSYPTTTTLTAAPSTIPWAGVTTLIARVTNSTYASPSGVVNFYSGSANGKFLGTATLAPGKAPIAIATFQVTGAMLSPGANSLIAVFPGDGANDAASTSAAATVNVGLAPAALTTPTITLTSSAASLFLMQSANVRVTQRDTLTATLSPSDATGTVQFFLGSTSLGTAAISGGTATLGIDSSLLALGANNLTATYLGSAQYNPASTSMPTIVMVLNNTASFGSVAVGSTSPTQQFQVTFLAATAVGAINDLTVGSSNQDYLDGGSTTCAAGSYAAGANCVVSLAYAPSVPGTLLGSAVLYDAANTPIAAIPLTGLGMAARLSFGFAAPAAIASSLNGPSSVTVDGRGDIFITDTLNNRVVEIPNGGSAVNVGTGFMEPVGTAVDGAGNLYVADTAFGVSKIPNEHGNLNAAHQAPLAIAGGVFLPAEVTFDAIGNLYIADTMNNRIVKVPAVNGDLDVAHPTYLGTGLTSPNGVAVDGAGNVFIADTGFPSNPANAIYGRIVEIPGGTGAQQTLNIQVSAPSSIKIDASGQLFIADTNNLRVLQVSPDLTTQTPLNLAINATNPQYFGGIAIDLKGNLWAPDFLNNQIVSVAPNMPLLNFGNQAVCPAWLCGAFQTTFGPLTATLTNVGNQTAQNFSANLPQYFSVQGGTCNVMTPGFTLNAGGNCSLSVVFTVTDWFQGQAYNQPASVSATGTTANFLVYGFTL; the protein is encoded by the coding sequence ATGTCGCGTAAGAACGTGAGTCTCCTGTCCTGTCTTCTTCTGCTGGCCGTCTCGGGAATTAGCTATTCCCATGCTGAGGTCAGGCAATCCCCGGCAACAAAAAAGATCAACGAACAGAACGTGGTAGCTCTTCCGGGGCACATTCATCCGCTTGCCATTGCTCGCTATGATCGCGGGCGGGTCGCGGACAGCCTTCAGCTTCCGCACATGGTGCTCGTGCTGAAACGCTCCGACCAGCAGGAGCAGGCGCTCACGACGCTCATCGATCAGCTGCATGATCCAAAGTCTCCGATGTACCATCGCTGGCTAACACCGCAGGAGTTTGGCCAGTTCTTTGGCCCGTCCAATGAGGACCTGCAGAAGCTGACCAACTGGCTGGAGGGAAGCGGCTTCAAGGTGGATGAGGTTTCGCCCGGCCGCACCACCATCATTTTTTCGGGGAATGCTGCAGAGGTCCATCACGCGTTTGGAATCGAGATCCACGCCTTCCAGGTGAATGGCGTCAGACATATTGCGAACGTAACCAATCCGCAGATTCCGGCAGCGCTTGCGCCGTTGGTTGCGGGCTTCCGCTCGTTGAACGATTTCCAGGCGAAGCCCATGCACCACGTCGTTGGCGGATTCACGAGGGATAAGGCGACCGGCGAGTGGAAGCAATCCTCCACGGTCGCGCCCAACCTCACCAGTCTTTCCGGGCCCATGGGAGACGCCCGGCTGGTTGGTCCGCAGGATTTTTACACCATCTACAACCTAAAACCGCTGCTGCAGTCGGGGATTAACGGAGCGGGCCAGACTATCGCGGTCATCGAGCAAAGCGACGTCAATCCAGCCGATGTCACTGCCTTCCGGTCGCAGTTTGGGCTGCCTGCTTATCCTGCTGCGCCCAATGCGGCCGAGGGTGGAGTCAATTACCTCAAAGGCGTTTCAGGGTATTGCGTTGATCCGGGAATCGTCGCTTCCGGTGACGAAGCAGAGGCGATTCTTGATGTTGAGTGGGCCGGAGCCGTCGCGCCCAACGCCACGATTGATGTAGTTTCCTGCGCCAGCAGCGGATCGTCGCAGGGCACGGATCTCGCTCTTACCTACATCGTGAACCACCTGGCATCCAGTGTCTCCGCCATGAGCTACAGCTATGGCGCATGCGAAGCTGCGTTGGGTGGCGCGAGCAACGCGTTCTACAGGAACACCTATCAGCAGGCTGTTGCCCAGGGGCAGACGGTAGTTGTCTCTACCGGCGACGGTGGAGCTCCGGGCTGCGATAACTTCGCTGCGAGCGCACCCAATCCTGCTACCCAGGGGAATGCGGTCAATGGCCTTGCCTCTACACCCTACAACGTTGCGGCAGGCGGTACCGATTTCAGCGATGTTTATCAGAACCTGACGAGTGCGTATTGGGATACCGCAAATGGTCCTGGCTATAGCTCGGCCCGCTCGTATATTCCTGAGACGGCGTGGAACGGCAGTTGCGCCGGTCCCGTGCTTCGTTCCTATGCTGCGGAACTCGGCCTGAATCCCGGAGCGACTCCGGAAGCCTGGTGCAACAACGCCAACTTCAAAGCGAAGTATGGCAGCTTTGTCTTCCTCGATGGTGGAGGCGGAGGCGTCAGCACTCTCTACGCCAAGCCCAATTGGCAGAGTGCTTATGGCGTTCCCAATGACGCAAAGCGCGACCTGCCGGATGTCTCGCTGTTCGCCAGTAATTTCATCTACAACCACGCGCTCGCTGTCTGTCAGTCAGACAAGGGATACTCCTGCGACATGTCCAACAGCACCGCTGCCCAGACGATGGCGGCTGGTGGAACCTCCTTCGTCGCTCCGCAGGTTGCCGGTCTGATCGCGCTGGTGAATCAGAAAACAAATGCGCGGCAGGGTCAGGCAAACTACACGCTCTACGCACTGGCCGCGAGTGAGTATGGTGCGCCTGCAACGCCCAACTCCAGTTTGCTGAGCGCCTGCAATGGTTCGCAGAAAGGGAATGGGGTGGGCACGAGCTGCATGTTCTACGACGTGAATGCCACGCCAAATCCCAGCGGCGGCACGGTCACGGATAGCATCTCGCAGCCCTGTGCAGCCGGCACGCCGAACTGCGTGGCAACTCTCAAGAAGGACGCTTACGGTCTCCTCTCCTCGTCGAGCGGCACTCAGAATACAGCGTATCCGGTGGGCAAGGGATACGATCTGGCCACCGGGCTGGGCAGCATCAACTTCACCAACCTGGTGAACAACTGGACAGTTGGATCCTCCGCTGGAACCACCTCATATCCGACAACGACCACGCTCACTGCCGCGCCCAGCACCATTCCGTGGGCGGGTGTGACGACTCTTATCGCCAGAGTTACGAACTCGACGTATGCCTCTCCGAGCGGTGTCGTGAACTTCTACAGCGGTAGCGCCAATGGCAAATTTCTAGGTACGGCGACGCTGGCTCCGGGCAAGGCTCCCATCGCGATCGCAACCTTTCAGGTCACCGGAGCCATGTTGTCTCCCGGCGCCAACAGCTTGATCGCAGTCTTTCCTGGAGATGGGGCGAATGATGCAGCCTCCACCTCCGCGGCCGCAACGGTCAACGTGGGCCTGGCTCCCGCCGCTTTGACGACTCCAACCATCACCCTCACATCGAGCGCGGCGAGCCTTTTTCTCATGCAGTCTGCGAACGTCCGCGTTACGCAGCGCGATACGTTAACTGCAACGCTGTCTCCCAGCGACGCTACCGGTACGGTGCAGTTCTTCCTGGGCTCCACTTCGCTGGGGACAGCCGCGATCTCCGGCGGCACGGCTACGCTGGGGATTGATTCCTCCCTGCTGGCGTTAGGGGCAAACAACCTGACGGCGACGTATCTCGGCAGTGCTCAATACAATCCCGCGTCTACGTCCATGCCTACGATAGTGATGGTTCTGAATAACACCGCCAGCTTTGGTTCTGTCGCGGTCGGAAGCACTTCGCCGACGCAGCAATTCCAGGTCACTTTCCTCGCAGCAACAGCGGTTGGCGCCATCAATGACCTGACCGTGGGCAGTTCGAATCAGGACTATCTGGACGGCGGCAGTACCACCTGTGCTGCGGGATCCTATGCTGCTGGAGCCAACTGCGTAGTTTCCCTAGCCTATGCGCCCAGCGTACCGGGCACCCTGCTGGGTTCCGCTGTCTTGTACGACGCAGCGAACACTCCCATAGCTGCGATTCCGCTTACCGGCCTGGGTATGGCCGCCCGCCTGTCCTTTGGGTTTGCGGCTCCTGCGGCAATCGCAAGCTCGCTCAATGGCCCATCGTCTGTCACGGTAGACGGCCGTGGGGACATCTTCATTACCGACACGCTGAACAACCGGGTCGTAGAGATTCCCAATGGCGGTTCGGCGGTAAATGTGGGAACCGGATTTATGGAGCCCGTCGGGACGGCAGTGGATGGCGCAGGGAATCTATACGTGGCGGACACCGCTTTCGGGGTTTCAAAGATTCCGAATGAGCACGGAAACCTCAATGCGGCACATCAAGCTCCTCTGGCGATCGCCGGTGGTGTCTTCCTTCCAGCGGAGGTAACGTTTGATGCCATTGGCAACCTCTATATCGCAGACACGATGAACAACCGAATCGTCAAAGTGCCTGCGGTGAATGGAGATCTCGACGTCGCTCACCCCACATACCTTGGCACCGGATTGACCAGTCCAAATGGAGTCGCAGTAGATGGCGCAGGCAACGTATTCATCGCGGATACCGGCTTTCCATCGAATCCGGCAAACGCCATCTATGGAAGGATTGTCGAGATTCCCGGAGGGACCGGAGCCCAGCAGACGCTGAACATCCAGGTGAGCGCGCCTTCTTCCATAAAGATCGATGCATCCGGTCAGCTCTTCATCGCCGACACCAATAACTTGCGGGTTCTCCAGGTCTCACCGGACCTGACGACGCAGACTCCGCTGAACCTGGCGATCAACGCCACAAACCCACAATACTTCGGTGGCATTGCCATCGATCTCAAAGGAAATCTCTGGGCGCCTGACTTCCTGAATAATCAGATTGTCAGCGTGGCTCCAAACATGCCGTTGCTCAATTTTGGGAATCAGGCAGTTTGTCCTGCGTGGTTATGCGGAGCGTTCCAGACTACGTTCGGGCCATTGACCGCGACGCTAACCAACGTCGGAAACCAGACAGCACAAAACTTCAGCGCGAACCTGCCACAGTATTTCTCGGTACAGGGCGGCACATGCAACGTTATGACTCCCGGCTTCACGCTGAATGCGGGCGGCAACTGCTCGCTCTCCGTGGTCTTCACCGTTACCGACTGGTTCCAGGGGCAAGCTTATAACCAGCCGGCGAGTGTATCGGCGACCGGAACTACTGCGAACTTCCTGGTTTACGGCTTCACCTTGTAA
- a CDS encoding glycoside hydrolase family 3 C-terminal domain-containing protein: protein MRHDFLARRRLSTARTTYVKTTCVLALSLLLSALAAPIWAQSSGDFPFRDPKLPVDERVHDLISRMTLEEKAAQMIYYAPAIDHLGVPAYNWWNEALHGVARAGHATMFPQAIGMAATWDAPLMLQVGDTISTEARVKHREALARNDHRIYRGLTFWSPNINIFRDPRWGRGQETYGEDPYLTGQMGLAFVRGMQGDDPKYLKVVATSKHFAVHSGPEPLRHVFDVPVSRHDLEDTYLPAFRTTVVDGSAQSVMCAYNSVLGKPACASDLLLGETLRSSWKFKGYVVSDCGAVGDIAQGHHFASNMEAASAVAVKAGTDLDCGGEYSSLPKAVAQGLLKEADLDAALTRLFKARFQLGMFDPPSMVPFNQIPLSENDSPSHRRLALDVARESIVLLKNKDHALPLSANLQSVAVIGPNADQLDTLEGNYNGTPSQYVTVLDGIRSHFNHTRVTFRQGSVLATGMSVTVPSYMLHAPGSSGEKQGLQGEYFDNATFSGSPKLVRVDDHIDFDWRDSAPAAGLPEKGYSVRWTGTLIPTVSGTTKFGVRWDACRDCKPGDSVQVYLDGKLLIHDTGTLKGHDLDTTAAIQLEKGHRYTLKIEYVETMDRGAITFFWTPPADALLQEAVETARGADAVILALGISPQLEGEEMPVAVEGFNGGDRIDIGLPRAQMDLFRAIASTGKPIYVVLQNGSALAVNEINEKAAAIVEAWYPGEEGGNAVADVLMGTVNPSGRLPVTFYKSVEQLPPFEDYSMANRTYRYFTGEPLYPFGYGLSFTSFGYSSLKLEPSVQAGQPLTVQVSVKNAGKVAGAEVVQLYLSSKGVIDGAPLRSLLGFQRISLKPGETQDVKFELNPRAFSLVSPDGSRSIVPGSYSVWVGGGQPGTSAAGASAPLKIEGSTVMLPD, encoded by the coding sequence GTGAGACACGATTTCCTTGCTCGTCGCAGGCTTTCAACCGCCAGGACCACCTACGTTAAGACCACCTGCGTGCTGGCTCTCTCGCTGCTCCTATCCGCTCTGGCGGCACCTATATGGGCGCAAAGCTCCGGCGATTTTCCTTTTCGCGATCCGAAGCTTCCGGTTGACGAACGAGTCCACGATCTGATTTCGCGGATGACGCTCGAGGAAAAAGCTGCGCAGATGATCTACTACGCACCAGCAATTGATCACCTCGGCGTACCTGCATACAACTGGTGGAATGAAGCGCTCCACGGCGTTGCACGTGCCGGCCATGCGACGATGTTTCCGCAAGCCATTGGCATGGCCGCGACATGGGATGCGCCGCTCATGCTGCAGGTGGGCGACACTATCTCCACCGAAGCGCGGGTCAAGCATCGTGAGGCCCTGGCGCGGAACGACCACCGCATCTACCGGGGACTAACATTCTGGTCGCCGAACATTAACATCTTTCGCGACCCTCGCTGGGGACGCGGTCAAGAGACCTATGGTGAGGATCCTTACCTGACGGGGCAGATGGGACTTGCCTTCGTGCGAGGCATGCAGGGAGACGATCCGAAATATCTGAAGGTGGTGGCCACCTCGAAGCATTTCGCGGTGCACAGCGGACCCGAACCGCTACGCCATGTCTTCGACGTGCCCGTCTCCCGTCACGATCTGGAGGACACCTATCTACCCGCTTTTCGGACGACGGTTGTCGATGGCTCCGCGCAATCCGTGATGTGTGCTTATAACTCCGTATTGGGCAAGCCCGCTTGTGCCAGCGACCTGCTGCTGGGCGAGACGCTGCGCTCGAGTTGGAAGTTCAAGGGCTATGTCGTCTCCGATTGCGGAGCTGTAGGGGATATTGCCCAGGGGCACCACTTTGCGAGCAACATGGAAGCGGCCTCCGCCGTTGCCGTGAAAGCGGGCACCGATCTCGATTGCGGCGGCGAGTATTCGAGCCTTCCCAAGGCCGTTGCACAAGGATTGCTGAAGGAGGCCGACCTCGATGCGGCACTCACGCGGCTCTTCAAGGCGCGGTTTCAACTGGGCATGTTTGATCCGCCTTCGATGGTTCCCTTCAACCAGATTCCTCTTTCGGAGAACGACTCTCCATCGCATCGCAGGCTTGCTCTCGACGTTGCACGCGAATCCATCGTCCTGCTGAAGAATAAAGATCATGCACTGCCTTTATCGGCAAACCTTCAATCTGTAGCCGTGATTGGTCCAAATGCCGATCAACTGGATACGCTGGAGGGCAACTATAACGGGACGCCCTCGCAATATGTAACCGTGCTGGATGGAATTCGATCCCACTTCAACCACACCAGAGTCACCTTCCGGCAGGGCTCGGTGCTGGCGACGGGGATGAGTGTGACCGTGCCCAGCTATATGCTGCACGCGCCGGGCTCCTCCGGCGAGAAGCAGGGCCTGCAGGGAGAGTACTTTGACAATGCCACCTTCAGCGGAAGTCCAAAGCTGGTGCGGGTGGACGATCACATCGACTTCGACTGGAGAGACTCGGCTCCCGCGGCTGGCTTGCCGGAGAAGGGCTACTCCGTGCGCTGGACAGGCACGCTGATCCCCACAGTTTCAGGCACTACGAAGTTCGGAGTACGGTGGGATGCCTGCCGGGATTGCAAACCGGGTGACAGCGTGCAGGTCTATCTCGATGGCAAGCTGCTGATCCATGATACGGGCACCTTGAAAGGCCATGACCTCGACACAACCGCCGCCATCCAGCTTGAAAAAGGCCATCGCTACACGCTGAAGATCGAATACGTCGAGACGATGGACCGAGGCGCCATAACATTTTTCTGGACGCCTCCTGCCGATGCACTGCTGCAGGAAGCAGTGGAAACAGCCAGGGGCGCGGATGCCGTGATCCTGGCGCTGGGCATCTCTCCGCAACTGGAAGGCGAAGAAATGCCGGTTGCGGTCGAGGGCTTCAATGGTGGGGATCGCATCGACATCGGTCTTCCGCGCGCGCAGATGGATCTTTTTCGCGCCATTGCTTCGACCGGCAAGCCGATCTACGTTGTTCTGCAGAACGGAAGTGCGCTCGCCGTGAATGAGATCAACGAGAAGGCCGCTGCGATTGTCGAAGCATGGTATCCCGGCGAAGAAGGTGGCAACGCAGTAGCAGACGTCCTGATGGGAACCGTTAATCCCAGTGGCCGTCTTCCGGTCACGTTTTACAAATCCGTCGAGCAGCTTCCGCCGTTTGAAGACTACAGCATGGCGAACCGCACCTATCGCTACTTCACCGGCGAGCCGCTCTATCCCTTCGGCTACGGACTGAGCTTTACCAGCTTTGGCTACTCGAGTCTCAAGCTGGAGCCAAGTGTACAGGCTGGTCAGCCGCTGACAGTGCAGGTTTCGGTAAAGAATGCCGGCAAGGTCGCTGGCGCCGAGGTGGTGCAACTGTATCTTTCGAGCAAGGGTGTTATCGATGGAGCGCCGCTTCGGTCGCTTCTCGGCTTCCAGCGAATCTCTCTCAAGCCGGGAGAGACACAGGATGTGAAGTTCGAACTGAACCCGCGTGCCTTCAGCCTCGTCAGTCCCGATGGCAGTCGCAGCATTGTACCGGGCAGCTACTCCGTGTGGGTAGGCGGCGGCCAACCCGGAACCTCGGCCGCAGGTGCTTCTGCGCCTCTCAAAATCGAAGGTTCAACGGTGATGCTTCCAGACTAG
- a CDS encoding VOC family protein, which yields MSAFQDVPRIMPFLWFDSNAEEAVEFYLTIFKNSRRLGEMRLPDDSLGPKGRVLTIAFELDGQKFTALNGGPMFQFTEAISFAVRCDSQQEVDEYWSKLSAGGNEGQCGWLKDKFGLSWQIVPARLPELLKQPKAMQAMLQMKKLDIAELERAAQS from the coding sequence ATGAGTGCCTTTCAGGACGTTCCCCGCATCATGCCATTTCTCTGGTTCGACTCAAATGCGGAAGAGGCAGTCGAGTTTTACCTCACCATCTTCAAGAATTCGCGCCGTCTCGGTGAGATGCGCCTGCCCGACGACAGTCTTGGGCCGAAGGGCCGCGTCCTCACCATTGCTTTTGAGCTCGATGGGCAGAAGTTTACCGCGCTGAACGGTGGTCCGATGTTTCAATTCACTGAGGCCATCTCGTTCGCGGTGCGCTGCGATTCACAGCAGGAAGTGGATGAGTATTGGTCGAAGCTTTCCGCCGGGGGCAACGAGGGCCAGTGCGGCTGGCTCAAAGATAAGTTTGGCCTCTCCTGGCAGATTGTGCCCGCGCGCCTGCCAGAGCTTCTTAAGCAGCCTAAGGCGATGCAGGCCATGCTGCAGATGAAGAAGCTCGACATCGCTGAGTTGGAACGCGCCGCGCAATCCTGA
- a CDS encoding BON domain-containing protein yields MAFLMKNALLRGGSVRGGLVRRAVVALALFSLPLFLSICLVSPVAASDQETAQASTRSDEAIERDVVGAITASPVLNVQPITATTVSGDVTLAGSVDDAASKELAQLVVSKVDGVRSVVNNLDIVPIGAPASNEPAPDNQQQQPAQQAQDSQQQPAQQDNQQQPAAEPSPTYPARRPPYGAPQQAPYPPNQANQDGPVQIPQGTLLTVRLIEPLDTKNLGQGAMFEVQSARDIYVGGALAIPRGATLDGQVVDIRSVKGSLSGSSSISLRLNTLVLEGRTYPLESDVWVSNGPGKGGYTAGNTIAGAGVGAVIGGIAGGGPGAAVGATVGGATGAVASSASSGPRVVLRPETVLNFHLAAPVTVVPVSYQEAQRLAASQPQQRTPYADRPGYPRPRVVYGYPYPYPYAYGYPYRYYYPRYRGYYRPYPGW; encoded by the coding sequence ATGGCATTTCTCATGAAGAATGCATTGCTTCGCGGCGGATCGGTTCGCGGTGGATTGGTTCGCAGGGCAGTGGTTGCTTTGGCACTTTTCTCCCTCCCCCTGTTTTTATCCATTTGTCTGGTGAGTCCCGTGGCTGCGTCCGATCAGGAGACCGCGCAGGCCTCCACCCGTTCCGACGAGGCGATTGAGAGGGACGTCGTCGGGGCCATCACCGCCTCGCCAGTCCTCAACGTGCAGCCCATAACCGCTACCACCGTTTCAGGAGATGTGACGCTCGCCGGCTCCGTGGACGATGCGGCGTCAAAGGAGCTTGCTCAACTGGTGGTCTCCAAGGTGGATGGAGTGCGGTCGGTGGTGAACAACCTCGACATCGTGCCGATTGGCGCACCTGCCTCCAACGAGCCCGCGCCAGACAACCAGCAGCAGCAGCCGGCGCAGCAGGCGCAGGATAGCCAGCAACAGCCAGCGCAGCAAGATAATCAGCAGCAGCCAGCGGCAGAGCCCTCCCCCACGTATCCAGCTCGGCGCCCGCCATACGGTGCGCCTCAGCAGGCTCCCTATCCTCCGAATCAGGCCAATCAGGATGGCCCCGTGCAGATACCGCAGGGCACTCTGCTGACGGTGCGACTCATAGAGCCCCTCGATACAAAGAACCTCGGCCAGGGCGCGATGTTTGAAGTGCAATCTGCCCGGGATATCTACGTCGGCGGCGCCCTTGCGATCCCTCGCGGAGCCACTCTCGACGGGCAGGTTGTCGATATCCGGTCGGTCAAAGGTTCGCTGAGCGGGAGTTCCTCTATCTCGCTCCGGCTGAACACGCTTGTGCTGGAAGGGCGCACCTATCCCCTGGAGAGCGATGTGTGGGTTAGCAATGGACCCGGCAAGGGCGGCTATACGGCTGGCAACACCATAGCTGGCGCGGGCGTCGGAGCGGTCATCGGAGGCATCGCTGGTGGCGGCCCAGGAGCAGCCGTCGGAGCCACTGTGGGCGGCGCAACTGGCGCAGTAGCTTCGTCCGCGAGTTCAGGGCCGCGTGTTGTCCTGCGGCCGGAGACGGTTCTGAACTTCCACCTTGCCGCACCGGTAACCGTGGTTCCCGTCTCCTACCAGGAGGCGCAGCGTCTAGCCGCTTCGCAGCCACAGCAGCGTACGCCTTATGCGGATCGTCCTGGATATCCAAGGCCACGCGTAGTCTATGGCTATCCTTACCCGTATCCCTATGCATACGGCTATCCGTATCGCTACTACTATCCTCGCTACCGCGGATATTACCGGCCCTACCCAGGCTGGTAA